DNA from Arthrobacter sp. FW305-BF8:
AAGCCCTCCACCACGGACCGCATCCCGGCACGCCCTCCCTCTTTGCCAGGCGGCATGGGCGGAAGTTTCAGCAGGGCCCAGAAGGCGAAGACAAAGCTGACCACGTCCAGCGTGTAGGTCCACCCGAAGCCGACGCTGGCCACCAGGACCCCGGCGAGGAGTGGCCCAGCGGTCATGGACAGTCCGAATGTCACCATGTTCAGCGCGTTGGCTGCCGGCAGGAGCTCCTTCCGCAGCAGTGCGGGAATGATGGCACTGCGGGCAGGCTGGTTGATCGCCTGGGCGCCGCTTTGCACTGCCACGAGGGCGTAGAGGAGCCACACGTTGCCCACCTGCAGCCAGGCCTGGAGGGCGAGTCCGCCGGTGGTTAGCCACAGCACCGCGGACGACAGAAGCGCCACCGTCCGGCGGTCGTGGGAGTCGGCGATGGACCCGCCCAGCAGCCCGCCGACCACCAGCGGCACCAGGGCAAAGATGCTGAGCAGTCCCACATACAGACTGTCCTGGGTCAGCCGGTACACTTCGAGGCCAACCGCCACGAGGGTGAGCTGGCTGCCAACGTTCGATACTGCCGACCCCAGCCAAAGCCGCCGGAAATCGGGGCTCTCGCGCAGCGGCGTGATGTCAGCCAGAAGTTTTCCCACCCGGTAACTCTAGTCCCAGCAGAAACTTAGTCTCGCCTTATTGTGATCTAGTCAAAATAAGTGTTTCAATAGAGTCATGACCGATCACCCGGAAAGCCACGAAGCATGGGCCGCGGCCCTGCGCGCCCACGGCCGCCGGGTGACCAAGCAGCGGCTGGCGGTGCTGGCCGCCGTCGAACATCACCCGCACTCCCCGGCGGAAAATATCTTGGCGGCTGCCCGCGAGGAACTGCCGGAACTGACGGCGCAGTCCGTGTACGTGGTGCTGGGTGACCTGACGGATCTGCACATGCTGCGCCGGTTCGAAC
Protein-coding regions in this window:
- a CDS encoding MFS transporter, coding for MGKLLADITPLRESPDFRRLWLGSAVSNVGSQLTLVAVGLEVYRLTQDSLYVGLLSIFALVPLVVGGLLGGSIADSHDRRTVALLSSAVLWLTTGGLALQAWLQVGNVWLLYALVAVQSGAQAINQPARSAIIPALLRKELLPAANALNMVTFGLSMTAGPLLAGVLVASVGFGWTYTLDVVSFVFAFWALLKLPPMPPGKEGGRAGMRSVVEGFRFLGTRPNLRMTFILDLIAMILAQPRALLPAIGALMIGGGETTVGILLASVAVGAFLAGLFSGPLGAVRRQGSAVVWSVMGWGASFAAFGLVVVLAGRSGSGGVTVWLVPAAICCALAGIADSVSAVFRTTILQAATPDHLRGRLQGVFIVVVAGGPRLGDMLAGGGTKILTEGWVLLLGGILCIVVAWMVARWQSGFLEYDARNPVP